Below is a window of Sporichthya brevicatena DNA.
GCGCCGGATCGCGTAGGACAACGCCGCCCGCTCCAGCGGGAGCAGTCGGCGTCCGAGCTGCATGGTCAACAGCGCGTCGAGCAGCGTCACCCGGCGGCGGTGGATCTCATCGAGTCGCTCCCGAGCCAGCGCCGCATCGGCAGGCAGGTTTATCCCCAGCGGGCCGGCGTCGAGTGGGTTGAGCCGGGCTGGCAGCCCGACGCCGAGCTCGACCGGTTGCACACCGAGGGCGCGGGCAAGCGGCGCGTACTCGTTCTTGATGTCGCCGGCCACCAGGACCTTCACGCCGAAGGCCATCAGGCGCAACGCCAGCGCCTTCATCGTCGCCGACTTCCCGGACCCCGGGATTCCGGTGAAGATCATGTTCGGATTCGTGACCAGGTCGCGCAGCAGCCATTCGACTGGGTGGCAGGTAAAGGTGGCGCGGGTCAGGACGTCCCAGCCCATGACCGCGCCGACCGGCGGAACTCCCGCGCCGGTGAGGAACGGAAAGATCCCTTGCGCCTGAGCCGTCGTCGCGCGATGTGGATCCGGACGCAGCAGCACGGCCGCGCGTCCAGCACCTGGGTGAGCCCAGCCCTTTCGCGGCGCCGTGCGAATCCGCCGCTCCCGGGCCGCAGCCGCCGGTGCGGGCAGGACTACCGGCGCCGGCAGAGACATCAGCCCGACGAGATCTACCTCAAGTTCCCGGCCTCGATCATCCGCGCGGCGCCGCAACTCGATCCCCCTCATACCGGGACCCGCATCTTCGGCAGTCCCGTGCCCAGCGGCATGGCGGCGGCGAAAAAGCCGACGTCCTGCGCGCCCCACAGCCGACGTATGTCCAGACCGCATTGCCCGGCATCGGTCTCGAGCTCCGAACAGGCCAGGTCGAGCAGCGAAGGATCGGTCACGGTCACAGTGAGGTAGCCGACGAACCTCACCAGCCCATGACCTTCGGCCCGTTGCCGGTCCTGAGCGTCGGCCTCTGCGAGTGCTTGAACCTCATGCTCGGGCACGAGCTGTCCGGTCTTGTGCCGCAGCCGCACGGCCACATCCCGCTTGGTGCGGGCCCGCATCACGACCTTCTCGGCTTCCCGCGGTGGGATCGGCTCGACGACCAGGGCGAAACTTCGCCGCGCCAGGTGTTGCGCGGTGAGGGCGGGCCTGAGGAACCAGGCGGGCACACCGATCCGGGGCCAGTCATGGACTTCGTAGGTCACGGAGAACCCGCCGTCGTGGCGGTAGCAGTTCCACCGTGCTTCGGCGGCCGCCGGTCCGGCCAGGCGCGGGTCCACTCCTGGGGCGACCGCCCCCGGTACGCGGCTCGAGGCGCGGCGCGTTGCCAACGGACCGACCGCAGAAGGGTCGAAGGCCGTACGCACAACCTCGGCCAGCTCCCGGACACCGAGCCAGCGAAGGACCTCCAAGTGCGCCGCACCGACGGACGAGGAAAACGCCGCGAGCTGCCGGACCAAGTAGGCGAGAGCCCCGGCGTCACCCCCGCCCCCGCTGCGGATCTGGGTCCGCGCCCGCGCGGCGTCGAGTGTCAGCACGAGCCACGCCTCATGCGCCGCGCTGCTGATCACCGACTGCGCCATCAAGCCCTCGACTGCGTCCACGGCGAGGGCGGGCGCGTCGGGCCGGATCGCTTCCTCGTGCCAGCGCCGCAGAGCAGTGCCGTCATCCGGGACCGTCCGCTGGACGACGCTCACTCTGGTGAACGGCGAGGACTCCGCGCACAGTTGGGCGAGGAAGCTCCCCCACCCGGCCACGCGCGCGTCCCGCCGGGTGCCGTCCGCGAGGGCGATCCCCGGGTACCGGATGGCCGCGACCGCGGTGTAGGTCTGGTCGAGCGGGTGATGGACCACGGCGATCCGGTCGCCGCTGGCGGTGAGCATCGCCGCGGTGTCCGCTTCGAGGAAGCGAAGAACCGCCAGCGGGCCGGGCAGGTCCATCGGAGCTGGCCCGGCGGGATCGGTCGGGCTGCGGGGCGCGAATGCCCCGGAGAAGAAGAGGTGACGGCGCCGGGCCCGGTTCAGCCGGAAGCTGACCGCGAGAGCAACCCACTCGGTCGAGGTCTTGCCGAGGACGCGGATCCAGCACATCCCGGCCAGCAGCGCGGCTGCCGGCCAGGCGATGAGCAGGGCGGGCAGCGAGTGCATCGCGATCGGCAACGCCGCGCAGATAAGGGCGGCGACGGCCAGGCCGAACCGGGCGCCAGACAGGCCGAACAGGAAGCCGAGGCGCTCGCGCTGCCAGCCCCCGTATCGGGCGGTGCTCGCGGTCGAAGTGGCAGTCGGGGATGTCATGGACGCTCTCCTAGGTCGGGCTGATTCGGTCCGGCTGACCGTGCCGGGGGGTGGGGACCGGGGTCGTAGCGCTCGGTTGGGTTGGTCGCATTTGCCGACGGGGTTGGCGACGGAGGTGCCCCGAAGCCTGGCCCGCTGGCCGTGTCGATCCCGCCCGCACGCGGGATGCGCGAACCTGCGTAGGAGCCCATCGCAGCCGCTCCGGCAGCGACGGCCCCGGCGGCGCCCATCGGGGCGAGTGACGGACCACCTCCCTGGCGTGGGACAGCAGCGAGACGGGCGTCGATCCCCGCGTGGTTGCGGGCGATCGTCGCCCGGTCGGAGTCGAAGGCGGAGCCGCGTGACTGGACGGACATCACGCGCCCGGGCATCTGCGCGGCGCGGGCGCCGAGCATCCCGCCGGCGAAGGAGGTGAGGCCGCCGGCTTCTCCGATGTGACTGGACGTCCACGTGCACATCCGCGCCAGCGCAGGCCAGGCGAACGCGGCCATCAACAACGTGGCGAGCCCGGCGAGGACACCCAGCACGTCGTCGCTCTCCCCCGCGACGCCGAAGCCGACCGCGAACACCAGCACAATCAACGGCTTGAGGAAGATCAACTGCACGCCTGCGGTCACGAGCTTGCGCCACCAGGCCGCCGTGGAGCCAGCCACCATACCGGCCGCCGCGATCGGTGAAACCGCGACGATGACCACGATCGCGGCGTGCCGGAACAGCATCTCGCCGAAGAGGATCGCGCCGACGATGACGGCGATCAGCCCGAAGATCAGCAGGAGCGCGGCAGGCAGGGCGGGCCCACCGTTGCTGAACGAGGTGAGCGTGACGGCGTTCGCGAAGCGCTCGGAGAACGCTTCGGTCGATCCGAAGGTCTCCTCCATGATCATGACGGAGATCTCGTCGGCGACGACCAGCAGGAGCGCCGCGACGGAGGCAACGCAGGCCGTGGCGAGGCCGGCCTTGAGGACGCCGATCAGGCCTTGCGCGAGATACTCGCCCCGCATCGTGAAGCCGGTGCGGATGACCTGAGCGAGCAGCAGAAGGACGGCGACGCTGGTCCCAATCGCGGTCGTCACGAGGAGCACGCGGTCGATCCCTGACTTCGCGAGATCGATCGTGGACGCGGTGAGGAAGGCGTCGGCGACCGCTTTGAGGACTGCCGCTCCCGCCTCGGCGAACTGGCGGCACATGGCTTCGAAGGCGGACTCCACGACACCGCTGACCGCGCTGCCCAGCGCGCTGCGCGCTTGGCAGAAAACGTCCAAGGGCGCGCAGTCAGCCACCGGAGGCCGCCTTCCATCCTGCCGCTTCTGCCTGAGTCGTCAGGGGAATGCGAGCCAGATGTTCGTGCGTCCCGCGGTCGTACCGCGAGGTGACCAGCCACCGGGTGCCGTCCCAACGCAGGTTCCACTCCAGGACGACAGGCCCCGTAGTGCGGGTGCCGTCGGTCGCGCGGGCGGAGACGAGGTTCAGCGTGAGCACCGTCGCTGTCCCTGCGCCCGCCTCGCGGTCCAGAACCTGATAGCCGGCCGGCGTCAGAGTGAGCGACACCGTCCCGGCCGGTCCGACGGGCGGGAGGCCCAGGCCGGCACGCTGCGCGACCAGTCCGTCGGCCATGGCCGACCGCTCAGTGGCGAACCATCCCGCCTCAGGGTCAGCCATCGCCTCAATGGCCGTGAGCGTGGCGTCGAGATCGAGACCCGACGCCAGACGGGAGTACCCGTACGCAGCCGCGATCGCGCCGACGACGGTGTTCGGGTAACCACGGGGGACACCTCCCTCGTAGTGCGTGGGTTGCGGAAGTGCCAGCGTCCGCGCGCTCACGCCCGCCTCGGCCGCCGGAGGCGTCGGCTCCACTACGGGTGTGGACGTTGCCGCGGCGGACGGCGGATCCAGTTCGCGGTCCACACCGTCGTTGGTAGAGGCGAGCACGATGACGGCGACGACGGCCGTACTGAGCACCAAAGCGCCGGCGGTGACCACGCCACGGCGTCGCGGTGGGCCGCCCAAGAGGTGGTCCAGGGAGGGGTCACGGAGCAGAGCCATGAGGGCTACGCCATCCCGAAGCCGGTGTTGACGATGCTGACCGCGGATCCGACCACGATCGCGCCGATGACCGAGAAGACCAGCGCGACCTTGCCCCGCTCGGCCCAGTGGGGTCGGCTGGACAGACTCCCGACGCCGATGGCCGCACCGGCGCCGATGGCGCCGAGCACGCAAGCCGTGAGGCCGAGGTACATGGCCCAGGACAGCAGAGTGTCCAGGGCCTGCCCACCCGGCATCCCCTCGTCGCTCGGTGTCACGGGCGGGAGATCTGCAGCAACGACGGCGCTTGACCAGGAAGTGGTGGTAGCCATCTCTTGTTCCCTTCTCGGGGTGCGACGGAAGTCTGACGCTCTGTCAGACTCCTCGGGGGAAGAACGGTGGTGCCCACCCGAGGTAGCGGGCGGACCATTGCTCGGTGATGTAGGTCAGCGGAACCGCGGCGATCGTTCCCTTGCCGGCGATGTCGTTGGAAACGACCATCCCGCCGCCCAGGGACAGCGCAGCGTGTCCAGCGGGCTCGCCGGTGGCCCAGAAGACGAGGGAGCCGGCCGGTGGATGCGGATCGTGCGGGTGGCGGTCGTAGGCGTCCGCCCAGTACTCGGCGGCGCTCGGGACGCCGGAGGCGGTGTAGCCGTAGGCCCGAGCCGTGAAGTTCAGGCAGCGTCGGTGCCACACGGGCGCACCATCGGCTTGGGCGAGGGCCCAACGCATCGCATCCTGACATGAGCGCGGGTTGCCCTTGGGCAGATGGAAAGCGCAATCGGCAACGGGGACGCGGCTGTAGCCACCGAGACCGTCGTCGCATCCGGGGACCTGACTCGCGGTCGGGTCGGCCCAGGGAGAGAGGCCCAGCAACTCGAGGATCTTCTGAACCGCGGCCACCCGGTTTACCTCGTCGGCTCGCGACCCACTCGGGGCCACCTCGACCACCTGCAGTCCGGGATGGCGATCCGCGAGCGCGCGCAAGGCAGCGTTGGCCAGCGAGGCCGTCGGCACCGGTTGCGTGAGCCAGTAGACCGTGCGTGTCGGCCCGGTGTGCCGGAGTACGGCGGACACGTCGCGCATCAGGTGCTCGACCGCAGCCGGGCTGTCGAACGAGTCGCTGACGCTGACCACCAGGGTCCCCGGCAGGCCCGGGTTGTGGCGGACGGCGGACCGCGTCTCCCGCACCGTGCGGGTCGGCCTGACGTCGACGACGATCGGGCCACCGAGGTAGGTCGCAGGCAGGTGCCGGCCCAGCGTCCGCAGCAGGTCGTCACCGTAGACCGCGAGCCCCGGCAGATCGGTGGCATCGGTGGGGTCGGCGTCGGCACCAGGCGGTCGACCCAGGAGGCCGGCGACGATCGCGGTGGCCGTCGGCTCCCAGCGGGAGTAGGCCTGCGGGTGGGCGCTGCGCTGCACGGTCTGCGCGGCCTCCGCGAGCGGCAGCGCCTGCCACCCGGCCACCTTCTCCAGGCGGCTCAGGAACAGGTCCGTGGATAGCGCCGGATCCATCAACTGGGCCGGACGGCCCCACCCTGCCGACGGACGTTGCTGGAACAGCCCGACAGAGTCAGCGTCGCCGTGCGGGAGGTTGCGCAGGGACGATTCCTGCAGGGCGGTAGCCACCGCAATGACCGCCGCGCGAGTCGGCAGACGACGCTCGATCGTGGCGGCGACGATCGTGCGCGCGTTGGCCGATTGTTCGGCGTCGAGGTTGAGATCGGCCGGGACCGTTCCGCGGACCGCCACGTCGTCAGGCAAACAGGCAGCGACCGCACTGGCAGAGGTGGAAACCACCGCCAAGGCGAGCACCAGCACGAGCGCGACCCCCGCCGCGACGGCTGTGACCACGTGTTTCACGCCCCAGGCCCCCCGTCCTGGCCATCCAGCGACGCTGCTGAGCGTGAACGTCTCAGCACCGTGCGCTGCCCCCACCCGGTTCCTAACAGGACAAAGCACCCCGCCGCAGGCGAATCGGGAAATACGTCGAGATTCACCGCTATCGGGCGGTCAGGTTGGGCGCGCCTGACTGTCGGTGCGGGGGACGACGATGTGTCGATGGACGTGACCGCGGCCGACGTCGACCGGATCCCCCTCAGCAACCTCCGCGTGGATCGCGGGGCGTTCGTCGCGGTCTGGGCTGCGGCCGAGCGGCGGCTCGATGACGAAGCCGAGCCGGACTGGCACACGGCAGGGGTGGCCGATGTCTGTCGATGGCTGGCGCAAGCGACCGTCCGGCCGGCGTCAGGTCCCTGGTTCGCGGCCCCGGCTCCGGCGACGAGCCGACCGGAACGGGCACTTCCGGAACGCATCGACGCCGAGTGGCGCACTGCGGAGGCTCTCGCGTGCCGAAGCGCGACGTGCGCCGAGCACGCGGAACGACCAGGTTGGTTGGACGGCGTCTGTGCGGCGTTCCGGTGGGCCTGGTGCGGGGAGGGCGGGCCGCCCCTGTCGGTGATGGCGGACAGCTGCACGGTGATCACTCCTGACCGCGGATGAGTTCGGATAGATGGGCCCGCTCTGCCGAGAGGTCGCTCGAGTCGGTGCGATCGAACAGCCGGATCGCGGCCTCCTCGGCCTCGCGCAGTCGATCGGCGGACTCCCGGTCGACGATCCGAACCAGCGCGCGGCGGGCTTGTGCAAGGACTTCGCTTGTCTGACGAGCGCTCGGGACGCGCGTCGCCGCCAGCGCCCGTTCGAGGTCAGCGTGGAGGGGCCCGACTTCGATCGCCGGATCGAGACGGGAAACAGCCGCCGTTTCGGGTGTTCCCCCCTTCTCGAACTGGGGCGATGACGGGGGTTCCGTCTCGCCGGAATCCACGTCGCGGTACACCTCGTCGGCAGCCTGCGCGGCCCGCTGGAGAGCGAGCCATTCCTCCGCGGTGACGGGCGGGTCCGCGGCTGCGTCGAGGCATCGACGGTCGAGTTCATCCGCGGCGCGCTCGGCGGCGGTGCGGGTCACCGAGGTGTGCGCGTACCACAGGGCGCGTGCCTGGTCGGCCTCCTCCAACGCGCGGGCACGAGCTTCGAGAGCGGCCGCGACGGCTTCCGCGTCTGCGGCTTGCCAGAGCAGCTGATCGCGCTCGTCGTCAGTCGGCACAGCGTTGGCCTCGGCGCGGCGCAGGATCGCGGTGGTGCGCTGCGCGGCCGCGCTCTCGGCGGTGGCGGCGAGCTCGTCCGCCACGTAGGCCGGGGCCCACGCTTGCTCGCGCTCCCAGGCGCGGACTCGAATCCGCAGCTGGCCATTGGTGAGTTCGGCCTCCTCGCGGGCCGCTTCGTCGCGACCCACGGCGCGGCAGGCCGCCCGCCATGAGGCAAAGTGCTCCAGCTTGCCCGGAGCGGGCGCGGTGCCCAACGGAACCTGGGGGTCATCGAATCCGGATATCTCACGCTGCGCCGCGACTACGCCGGCCCGCGCTGCCCAACGGGCACGCTCAGCAGGGTCAGCTGGGACGGCGCCCAGTGTTTCGATCGCCCATGCTGGTGGGGATTCCAGAAGGGCTCGTCCCAGGTCTTCGGTCTGGGCGTCGGCGAGGGACGCCAGCTCCTGCAGGTGCGGTTGCCAACGGCGGTCGACGTCTCGGGGAAGCCAGGCAGAGAACGAGTCGCCGACGGGTTCCAGCGGCACGGCGGTCGTGATCCGGTGGTGCAGCACATTGGTGATCTGACGCGCATCGCGCAGGTGACGGGCCGTCACGGCTCCCCGAAGCACGTCGAGGGGATCGTGCCCGGCCAGCTCGACGCGACGGAGCAACCTCGTGAGCGAAGACGCACCGTCCTCCGCAGCGAGGGCGGAGCGCTGGACCGGGTGGAGGAGTCCCTCGACGACCAGCCGGTCGAGCCAATCGACGGCTCGCTCGGCAGTGGCGACCGCGGACGCGTCGGCGAGCAGCTCAACAACCGAGCGCAAACTACGGCTCAGGGTCGCCAGCTCGGCGGCTTCCTCCAACGCTGCGCGGTCGGGCCGGGCGCTTTCGAAGGCCACCGCGAGTACGGCGGCGGGCGAGCGGTGCAGTGTCGTGCGTGTCCCGGCCGGCGACGCTTCGTCGGCCACGGCCAGGGTGGCGACGTGGGCGGTGTTGGCGGCGCGGCCACGGGTGAGGCCGACGTAGAGGGCGGCTGCGTTGGGCGTGCTCGTGGCGACGACGTGAGCGGTGTCGACCGTGAGGCCTTGCGCGGCGTGCGCGGTGGTGGCGTAGCCAAGTGCCAGGTGCTGGCGGACGTAGTCGGCGGAGAGCGCGATCGGAGGCCCGTGGATCTCGGACTGGCCGTCATGTCCGAGCACCGGGGCGGTGAGCAGGCCACCGTCGTGGTGCACAGCGAGGACGCGCAGAAGCTCGCGGTTGATCGGGCCGCGACGGTTTCCCGCGTGGCCGACGAGGTGCCAGCCGTTGGCGCGGGCTTGGACGAGGTCACCGACTCCGGCGGTGGTCCCCTGCCGGTCGAGGGGGACGCCCCGGTCCTCGACGTGACCGAGGCGCACGAGTTCCGCTCGCAGCCGGGCCGAGAGCTGCGCTGCCTCCTCGTTGGTGGCGACGATGAGCAGGGAACGCTGCCCGGCCAGGGTGTCGGCGAGCCAGGCGGTAGCAGCCGACTCCCGCGCGGCGGTGTCGGTTCCGCAGTCCCGCAGTCGCCCGTGCTTGTAGTACTCCCCCAGTGCGCTCGAGTCGCCGCTACGGAGCTGGAGCGATGCTTCCGCTTCCCACCCCTGGACGAAGCGGCGGGCCTCGGAGAGTTCGTAGCTGCGTCCAGCCGATGCCATCAGGCTCATGCCGCCGCCGGCGCCGACAGCGGCGAGTTGACGGTGGTCGCCAGTGAGAAGCAGCTTCGCGCCCGCGCGGTGGGTCGCTGAATGGACAGCCGCGATGTCGCTGGTCGCGGTCATGGCGGACTCGTCGATGACGACCAGATCACCGGGGCGGAGCCGCCACGCTTCGTCCTGCGGGGAAGGCGAGCGGTTCGCGTGATCAGCCACCCCCAGGCGTCGCTGGGCGGCGAGCCAGCGGGTGATGTTCATGGCGGCGAGGCCTTCGGTGGCAAGTACCTCGGTGGCGATCTGGCTTGACGCCAGGCCGACGACGGCCGGCGTGGCGCCGTCCCAGTAGTTCGGGTCCGTCCAGGCCCGGGCGAGGACACCGAGGACGAACGACTTCCCAGTGCCGGCCGGCCCGACCAAGGTTTCGATGCCGGAGCCCGAGGTGAGGACCCCGCGGACGGCTGTGGCCTGGTCGACCGCCAGCTCGATTCCCAGCTCGGTGAGGGACTTGATGAAGCGCTCCGCTGTGGCCGCGCTGAGCTTGGGGCCGGCAGCGTTCGTGCTCGCGGCCACGAGTAGCCGCTCGGTGTGAACGTGGGCGGGCGTTGCGTACAGCGCTCCACCGGGCGAGTCGTACGCGGAGCGGCCGTTGGCGAGTCGAAGGTCGTCCGGAGCGGTCGCGTCCCCGGGACGTTGGGGATCCAACGCGACGGCGAGATCGACCGCATCCTGGCTGAGGCCGTCGAGCAGGGTCGCGATCTCATCGCCGGACAGCGACCCGAGGCTGTCCGGCAGCGCGTCGGAGACGGCACGCGTGAGGTCCGGTCTCGTCCACGCGGACTTGCGGGACTGCACGTCGGCCAGTGCGATCTCCAGGACAGCCGCGCGCTCCCATGCGCTCGCCGACGCGCTCTCGCTCGCGCACGCAAGGACATCGCGGGCGACTCCCGCCAGACCCGTGGCGACCTCCGCCCGCAGGGCGCGATCCCAACGGTCCAGTCGCTCCTCGAGCGTCTCCCCCGTGCTGGACTTCGCCCGGCGGGTCGCGAAGGTGGCCTGACGGCGGAGCCGGTCGAGTTCCAGAGCGTTGGGTTGACGCTCGAAGCGTGACTCGAAAGCCGTGACGAGCTCGGCGGTCGCGGCGGTGATGGCCCGGCGGCGAGAGCTGAACAGGGCAACGACCTCCGGGGGAACGCCGAGGATCTCGCGCGCCTTGCCGTCCGGGCGGGTCGCGAACGCTACGCCCAGGGAGGTTGTCAGGTGCGATTCCGTCGTGCGTTCGGCGATGGCGCCGGCAGCGCCGCGGTAGCGGTAGACCGACCGCCCGTCGATGGTGCGCCAGATGCCGTCGGCGCCTTGGACCCGATTGAGAATCGCGTTGTGGATGTGCAACTGCGGATCGTGGTCCCTGGAGTCGTGTTGGAAGAAGGAGGCGACTACGAGTTCGTGGGCGTCGATGTAGCGGCCGGCGGCTCCGCCGTGGTGGCCGATGCGTGAGTAGCCGGCCTGGCGGGCGAGGTAGTCGAGGGCGGCGTTGTTCCCGGCCCAAATCGCGTCCTCGACGGCGGTGCGGTGAGCGGCCCAGCCTTGTGCTGCTTCGACATCCCCGGCTCGTTGCGCGGCGACCTCTTGGGCTTCGAACGCGGTGTGCAGGACGGTGATGGACTTCTGGACGCTGAACGTCACGTCGATGAACGCCACGTTCCGCCGGGCCCGTTTGCCGGCGTCGAGCCGCAGTTCCGCTTGCCGCTCGGGCGTCGCGTTCGGCTCGGCGTCCAACGCCGCCTTGTACAGCTGGTCCTCGGTGATGTACCTGCACGCGGCTCGGCCCAAGGTGGCGGCCCGATCCCAACGACTGGGGTCGCGGAAGGCCGGATCGCGGGGGTCGATGAAGCGTTCATAGACCGCGGTCATGTCCTGCGGATCGACCAATCCCGTCAGTCCGAGCGCTGTGGCGCCCTCGCCGTACCAGCGCCCGGGCGGCTCACCGGCCGTGACGGCGCCGGAGTAGTAGTTCTCGCGCCCAGCGGCGACCGCGTCGGTGAGGTAGGACGCCGAATGGCCCGACGAGACCGTCAGCATCGGTCGCTCCGGCGCAGTTGGCGACCCCTCTCCGCGGCGACCGCCGCCCCCCATCGGATCGTGATGCATAGGTGTGTATCGCTCTTGAGGCGCGTCAGCGCCTCGTCCTGGGCTCCGGGGAAGAGCAGGTCGGTCGGCGTCCTCTGAGGGTTCGTGGGGCCGTCTGAAGTGACAGTCACTGGATGGCCCCCTCGGTGGATTCCCCGCCGCGCGCCGCGCCACCGGCGCGGCTGCGTAGTTCCCGCAAGGCTGTGGCCGCGGTGCCACGGGCGACGCCGGCGGCCGCGGCGAGCTCGCTGACGGTAGGCAGCGCATCGCGGTGACCGCAGAGTTCGCCGGCGACGGCAAGGGCGCGTTCCTTCGCCGGCGCCGGGGCGGAGCTGGGAAGGAGCGGTCCCACGGCGGCGGGGTGACCGCCCTGGGAAAGGTGCGCGTTCAACGCGTCATGGACGTGGTCGTTCACCCTGCTGGACGGGGCTTGAACGCGCTGTCCAACCCGGGTGCTCGATGACTGGACGGCGTCGTTCGGGTTGGACGTGGCCATCAGGAACAGCAGGTGTGCGGTCAACGCGGCGGCGATCGCGGGCCAGGCGCCGACCCCGAACCGCAGCCAGGCCGGCGGCTGCTCCAGGCCG
It encodes the following:
- a CDS encoding SCO6880 family protein is translated as MTSPTATSTASTARYGGWQRERLGFLFGLSGARFGLAVAALICAALPIAMHSLPALLIAWPAAALLAGMCWIRVLGKTSTEWVALAVSFRLNRARRRHLFFSGAFAPRSPTDPAGPAPMDLPGPLAVLRFLEADTAAMLTASGDRIAVVHHPLDQTYTAVAAIRYPGIALADGTRRDARVAGWGSFLAQLCAESSPFTRVSVVQRTVPDDGTALRRWHEEAIRPDAPALAVDAVEGLMAQSVISSAAHEAWLVLTLDAARARTQIRSGGGGDAGALAYLVRQLAAFSSSVGAAHLEVLRWLGVRELAEVVRTAFDPSAVGPLATRRASSRVPGAVAPGVDPRLAGPAAAEARWNCYRHDGGFSVTYEVHDWPRIGVPAWFLRPALTAQHLARRSFALVVEPIPPREAEKVVMRARTKRDVAVRLRHKTGQLVPEHEVQALAEADAQDRQRAEGHGLVRFVGYLTVTVTDPSLLDLACSELETDAGQCGLDIRRLWGAQDVGFFAAAMPLGTGLPKMRVPV
- the mobF gene encoding MobF family relaxase — protein: MLTVSSGHSASYLTDAVAAGRENYYSGAVTAGEPPGRWYGEGATALGLTGLVDPQDMTAVYERFIDPRDPAFRDPSRWDRAATLGRAACRYITEDQLYKAALDAEPNATPERQAELRLDAGKRARRNVAFIDVTFSVQKSITVLHTAFEAQEVAAQRAGDVEAAQGWAAHRTAVEDAIWAGNNAALDYLARQAGYSRIGHHGGAAGRYIDAHELVVASFFQHDSRDHDPQLHIHNAILNRVQGADGIWRTIDGRSVYRYRGAAGAIAERTTESHLTTSLGVAFATRPDGKAREILGVPPEVVALFSSRRRAITAATAELVTAFESRFERQPNALELDRLRRQATFATRRAKSSTGETLEERLDRWDRALRAEVATGLAGVARDVLACASESASASAWERAAVLEIALADVQSRKSAWTRPDLTRAVSDALPDSLGSLSGDEIATLLDGLSQDAVDLAVALDPQRPGDATAPDDLRLANGRSAYDSPGGALYATPAHVHTERLLVAASTNAAGPKLSAATAERFIKSLTELGIELAVDQATAVRGVLTSGSGIETLVGPAGTGKSFVLGVLARAWTDPNYWDGATPAVVGLASSQIATEVLATEGLAAMNITRWLAAQRRLGVADHANRSPSPQDEAWRLRPGDLVVIDESAMTATSDIAAVHSATHRAGAKLLLTGDHRQLAAVGAGGGMSLMASAGRSYELSEARRFVQGWEAEASLQLRSGDSSALGEYYKHGRLRDCGTDTAARESAATAWLADTLAGQRSLLIVATNEEAAQLSARLRAELVRLGHVEDRGVPLDRQGTTAGVGDLVQARANGWHLVGHAGNRRGPINRELLRVLAVHHDGGLLTAPVLGHDGQSEIHGPPIALSADYVRQHLALGYATTAHAAQGLTVDTAHVVATSTPNAAALYVGLTRGRAANTAHVATLAVADEASPAGTRTTLHRSPAAVLAVAFESARPDRAALEEAAELATLSRSLRSVVELLADASAVATAERAVDWLDRLVVEGLLHPVQRSALAAEDGASSLTRLLRRVELAGHDPLDVLRGAVTARHLRDARQITNVLHHRITTAVPLEPVGDSFSAWLPRDVDRRWQPHLQELASLADAQTEDLGRALLESPPAWAIETLGAVPADPAERARWAARAGVVAAQREISGFDDPQVPLGTAPAPGKLEHFASWRAACRAVGRDEAAREEAELTNGQLRIRVRAWEREQAWAPAYVADELAATAESAAAQRTTAILRRAEANAVPTDDERDQLLWQAADAEAVAAALEARARALEEADQARALWYAHTSVTRTAAERAADELDRRCLDAAADPPVTAEEWLALQRAAQAADEVYRDVDSGETEPPSSPQFEKGGTPETAAVSRLDPAIEVGPLHADLERALAATRVPSARQTSEVLAQARRALVRIVDRESADRLREAEEAAIRLFDRTDSSDLSAERAHLSELIRGQE